CGCGGTGCGGCGATACGAACTGCCCAGCCTTTCACCGGGGCCGACCGATGGAGTCGCCGATCCGTGTACAGTGGAAGTCGTGCCCCCGGTCGTCAACGTGCGGTAGCTCATCCGTTCGTGCACAGTGCGCTGCTCGCGGTCGACCAGGCGCTCGACACTGTCCGCCGTGCGCTGTGCGCGGCTTTCGAGATAGACAGGAGCGCTGCTGGTTGTCGATGCCGGCCGCAGCTTTGCAAGGCCGTCCGGCAGCCGCACTTCCGGCACATGGAGCGAAGGCCAGCCGCGCGTGAATGCCACTTTCGCCAGCAGCCAGATCGCACCGGCCTGAATCAGCGCGAAGGCCAGCGTGATCGCGAACAGCTCGATCGGCGCGGAAGGAACGCCGTAACCGAGCCCGCGCACCCGCACGGCATCGGCGAGCCAGGGCTCGAGGATCGCCAGCTCCACTGCAAGGACCACACTGATGCCGACCGCGCCAAGCACCGAAAGAACAAGGCCTCGCAACCACCCGGCGAACAGACCCCGGGTGGCCTCGAACAGCAGCAGGCCGGCAGCAAGCGGGGCGAGCGCAAGCAGCAGGCCGGCAACAAGGCGCAAGAGGCCAACCGAACCGATCGTACCGGCCAGATAAAGCAGACGCGACCAGCCAAATGCGGCTTCGTCCTGCAGCGCGGTGCCGGCGAACGTGGTGCCCGCTGCGCCGTCGCCAAGCAGTTGCCCCGCCGTGCGGCCGGTGCCGATCTCGGTCAGGTGCATGATCGCGGCGTCGACCCGCTGCAAACGTTCGACAAATCCCGCGGAGGTATCGCCGATACCGGGCGTTGCGATGCCGCTGGCGATCTCCGCCGGGCCGGCGATCGCAACGTCATGGACCACCGTTCGGAACGCTGGCCAGGAGAAGGTGAGCGTCAGGACAATGCCGACCTTGAGTGCATCGTAGACGAGGTCGCGCGCGCCGGGGCCGGGGCCGAACAGAAAGCGCAAGCCGATGATCGCGATGAACAGCGTCAGCAGCCCGGCCACGACCGTGGAGGCGAGCGAACCCGGCTGCCCCAGCGCCTGATACCCGAAGCTGCCGAGCAGCTGCGCCTGGCAATCGATATGCTCCAGCGTTCTCGACAGGAACCGGTCGCCGGTGACGATGGCTGCGCAGGCCATGGCTCAGGCAGCTTCCCCGAGCAGGGCCGGTATCCAGTCGTCGGGATTGTCGCCGGTGGTCGGCAGCAGGCGGTCGAACAACCGCACCGTGCTTTCGCGTCCGGACAGGATCGTCAGCAGATCGTTCTCGCCCGACAGGTCGAGCCGCGCGACCACGCTTTCCTTGCCGTGCCGGATCAGGAAGCAATGCGAGGAATCGGGCAGGGTGCGAACAAGATCGAACTCGTGCCGCGTCAGCCCAAACCCGCCCATATAATCTTCCGCGCGCGCCTTGGGATTGATCATGAAGATCTGCGTCGCGGCTTGTTCGACGATCGCGCTCGCGATCCGGCTCTCGAGCGCGTCCTGCGCGCTCTGGGTCGCAAAACCGACGATCCCGTTGCGCTTGCGGATCGTCTTCTCCCAATCCTTGATCCGCCGCACGAAGACATCGTCGTCGAGCGCTTTCCAACCCTCGTCGACCACGATGATCGCCGGCGAGCCGTCGAGCCGCTCCTCCACCCGGTGGAAGAAATAGAGCATGGCCGGGGTGCGCGCTACGGGATCGTCGAGGATCGCGGTCATGTCGAACCCGACTGTCTCCTGCGCAAGGTCGGTCGTGTCGCGTTCGTTGTCGAACAGCCAGGCGCGCTCGCCATCGCCCCACCACGGGCGCATACGCGAATAGAGATCGCCTGCGCGCGGGCGGTCGCCACCGCGGAAGAGCTCGACCAGATGGCGCAGCCGGCGCCGCTCGCGCGGCTGAAGATAGTTCGTCTCGATCGCCTCGCGGATCGCCTCCTGCTCTTCGGCGGAAACGCCGCCGGCAAGCAGCGCAAGCCACTCGCCGAGAAAATCGCGGTTTGCCGGCGTGTCGGGGAGCTGCAGCGGGTTGAGACCCGAGGGCGCATCGGGCCGCAACCGGTCGTAGCTCCCGCCGATTGCGCGGATGAACAGCTCCGCGCCTCGATCCTTGTCGAAGAAGATAATCCGGGGGCTGAACTTGCGCGCCTGCGAAAGCAGGAAATTGAGCACCACCGTCTTGCCCGAGCCCGACGGCCCGATCACGGTAAAATTGCCTAGATCGTGATGATGGAAGTTGAAGAAGTATGGCCCGGCCGCGGTCGTCTCGAACAGCGTCACCGCATCGCCCCAGTGATTGCCGTGCGGCTTACCCACGGGGAAGTTGTGCAGGCTGGCGAGACTTGCAAAGTTCGTCGTCGAAACCAGCCCGCGCCGGGCGATATACCGGAAGTTGCCGGGGAACTGCGCCCAGAAGGCGGGTTCGAGCGCAATGTCCTCGCGCACTGCGTTGATGCCGAGATCGGCCATCAGCGCGATGACTTCGGCGACATTGGCATCGAGCGCCTTGAGGCTGTCGGCGTGCACCGCGATCGTCGTGTGATGTTCGCCGAAGCCTGCGCGACCCGCGGCCACTTCGTCCTTTGCATTGACGAGTTCGTCGCGCAGCGACAGCGCCTCGTCCTCGGCCGACTGCATCCGCCTGAGGACGAGGTTCATCCGCGACAAGGCTTCGCGCCGTTCCACGAGCGCGAAGCTCTGCGTCAGGTCGAACGCGAACGGCAGACGGGCGAGTTCGTCGAACATGCCCGGCATCGTCCGTCCCGGCCAGTCCTTGATCGAGATCATCGCGGTGAAGCTGCGCGGCAGATGCCCGGCGGGGGCCAGTTCGATCGCGTGCTGGCCGAAGCTGACCCGCCGCGCCGGCACATGATGGCCGAGGTCGCCCCGCGGCACAGCGACCGGGCGCATATCGTGGTTGAAGAGCCACGAGAGGAACTCGAGCGGTTCCGATCGGCGGCCTTCGGCCGTCTCGTAGATCGTAAGCAGATGCGGATCGTAGTGCCCGAGCGCCGCCATCAGTGCTTCGCGCGCGTTGTCGAGTGCGTGCTTTTCGGCTGCGAGCCGTTCGGCATTGCGCCCGCTCGAGCGCGAGAACCAGCTCTTCAAGCGGTCGGCCGAGCCAACACGCCCCTGCAACGGGCGACGAACGATCGTCAGGAACAGCTCGTTGACATAAAGCTGCCGCTCCTCGAAGCGCGCCTTCCACCGCGCATCGAGCCAGCGGCTGAAGGAGTCGGGCGGGTTTGCGCCCATCGCGATTGCCGCAGGCCGTCGCACTAGGTGGTGGTACACCGCATACCGCGACGAGCCGAGCGCGCGCAGCATCGCGTCGCGAAGGGTCGCGCGGTAGTTGAGTTCGTCGCTGTCGGCAGTCTCGAACAGCAGGCCGCCGAGGCGGATCGTTTGCATCAAGAGGCCGTCGCGTGTCTCGATCGTCGCATCGTCGATATGCCGGGCATACGGCAGGTGCGCGCCCGCCGGCGCTTCGCGCGCCATCACCTTGGGATCGCGGGTCAGGGACGGTAGGAGTTGCATCGCCACAGCGCGTGGTTCTTCACCCGCGGGCAGTTGCGCACGCGCGTGAGCCAGAGGTCGACGAACCGCGGTTCATGGAGGCATAGGACCATGCCTACGCCGTGAATCACAAGCGCCGCGAGCAGCACCCACCAGCTCTTAAAGATCAGGAACAGCTCGACCGCTATGACCGCGTTGATCACGAAATAGCTGTAGGTCACGCCCGCAAACATCTGCGGCCGGGTGAGCCCGGTAAACAGAACGTCCTGGCGAAGATCTTCGGCCAATGTGTGCGAACCCCTCCCTGAGGTTTGAGTCATACAAAATTCGGTGACGATGCAAAGGGGTGTTGGCGAAATAGCTGCTGTCGCTCGTTCAGGTCAGCTCTGTCCGAAGAGAGCGGTGTTGATTCATTGCAATGATCTGCGAAAGTTCGTTCCGGCGACACACCAAAGTGAGCGAGAATGGGCGTCCCATGGCCGGGCGGGTGACGATATTCGAACGGACTTCAGCCAGTCCACTGGGCGAGGCGGTCGGATGGCTCACTGCCACGCTGCTCGGCAGCGTGGCGACCATTCTGTGCGTGCTCGCGATCGCGTTTGTCGGACTGATGATGCTGTCGGGACGCCTCCCGATCAGGCGCGGGTTTCAGGTCGTGATCGGGTGCTTTTTGCTGCTGGGCGCCCCCCTGGTAGCCTTGACGTTCACCGACGTCTGGCGTC
The sequence above is a segment of the Pelagerythrobacter marensis genome. Coding sequences within it:
- a CDS encoding VirB4 family type IV secretion/conjugal transfer ATPase, which produces MQLLPSLTRDPKVMAREAPAGAHLPYARHIDDATIETRDGLLMQTIRLGGLLFETADSDELNYRATLRDAMLRALGSSRYAVYHHLVRRPAAIAMGANPPDSFSRWLDARWKARFEERQLYVNELFLTIVRRPLQGRVGSADRLKSWFSRSSGRNAERLAAEKHALDNAREALMAALGHYDPHLLTIYETAEGRRSEPLEFLSWLFNHDMRPVAVPRGDLGHHVPARRVSFGQHAIELAPAGHLPRSFTAMISIKDWPGRTMPGMFDELARLPFAFDLTQSFALVERREALSRMNLVLRRMQSAEDEALSLRDELVNAKDEVAAGRAGFGEHHTTIAVHADSLKALDANVAEVIALMADLGINAVREDIALEPAFWAQFPGNFRYIARRGLVSTTNFASLASLHNFPVGKPHGNHWGDAVTLFETTAAGPYFFNFHHHDLGNFTVIGPSGSGKTVVLNFLLSQARKFSPRIIFFDKDRGAELFIRAIGGSYDRLRPDAPSGLNPLQLPDTPANRDFLGEWLALLAGGVSAEEQEAIREAIETNYLQPRERRRLRHLVELFRGGDRPRAGDLYSRMRPWWGDGERAWLFDNERDTTDLAQETVGFDMTAILDDPVARTPAMLYFFHRVEERLDGSPAIIVVDEGWKALDDDVFVRRIKDWEKTIRKRNGIVGFATQSAQDALESRIASAIVEQAATQIFMINPKARAEDYMGGFGLTRHEFDLVRTLPDSSHCFLIRHGKESVVARLDLSGENDLLTILSGRESTVRLFDRLLPTTGDNPDDWIPALLGEAA
- a CDS encoding type IV secretion system protein; this encodes MACAAIVTGDRFLSRTLEHIDCQAQLLGSFGYQALGQPGSLASTVVAGLLTLFIAIIGLRFLFGPGPGARDLVYDALKVGIVLTLTFSWPAFRTVVHDVAIAGPAEIASGIATPGIGDTSAGFVERLQRVDAAIMHLTEIGTGRTAGQLLGDGAAGTTFAGTALQDEAAFGWSRLLYLAGTIGSVGLLRLVAGLLLALAPLAAGLLLFEATRGLFAGWLRGLVLSVLGAVGISVVLAVELAILEPWLADAVRVRGLGYGVPSAPIELFAITLAFALIQAGAIWLLAKVAFTRGWPSLHVPEVRLPDGLAKLRPASTTSSAPVYLESRAQRTADSVERLVDREQRTVHERMSYRTLTTGGTTSTVHGSATPSVGPGERLGSSYRRTAHRASMVARRREGQQS
- a CDS encoding TrbC/VirB2 family protein; this translates as MTIFERTSASPLGEAVGWLTATLLGSVATILCVLAIAFVGLMMLSGRLPIRRGFQVVIGCFLLLGAPLVALTFTDVWRQPIPSQEPVMIAEPADPRGNLPPADYDPYAGASLRRD
- a CDS encoding type IV secretion system protein VirB3, with amino-acid sequence MFAGVTYSYFVINAVIAVELFLIFKSWWVLLAALVIHGVGMVLCLHEPRFVDLWLTRVRNCPRVKNHALWRCNSYRP